The Paramisgurnus dabryanus chromosome 3, PD_genome_1.1, whole genome shotgun sequence genome includes a window with the following:
- the angptl8 gene encoding angiopoietin-related protein 3, which translates to MQTVLCVLCAALCLNGVISSPLKNIQSKGNLASVDEVSVLMYGVLQFSESLHHMHQSTEAKLERVMKAIRKTESKVKRLGLDTEQVAQTELQIKEKLNLIQAQMESLQAQTQESRDKITRLEQEEAELKKKLKHLEEDLNSSLPERIKDKTFKNTALLKDLMKWAEEQKIKLKNQTQQLAQLQEQNVV; encoded by the exons ATGCAGACAGTTTTATGTGTGCTGTGTGCGGCTCTGTGTCTGAACGGTGTCATCTCATCTCCgttgaaaaatattcagagCAAAGGAAATCTGGCATCTGTGGATGAGGTGAGCGTTCTCATGTATGGCGTGTTGCAGTTCAGCGAGTCCCTGCATCACATGCATCAAAGCACAGAAGCAAAGCTGGAGCGCGTGATGAAGGCCATCAGAAAAACCGAGAGCAAGGTCAAGAGGCTGGGTCTTGACACAGAGCAGGTGGCTCAAACCGAACTTCAGATCAAAGAAAAGCTCAACCTAATTCAG GCTCAAATGGAAAGTCTACAGGCCCAGACCCAAGAAAGCAGAGACAAGATTACTAGGCTGGAGCAGGAAGAGGCGGAGCTAAAGAAAAAACTTAAACATTTGGAGGAAGACTTAAACAGCTCTTTGCCAGAGAGGATCAAG GATAAgacatttaaaaacacagcACTTCTGAAGGATCTGATGAAGTGGGCAGAGGAAcagaaaattaaattaaagaatCAAACCCAGCAGCTGGCCCAGTTACAGGAACAG AATGTGGTGTAA